A part of Terriglobus roseus genomic DNA contains:
- the rseP gene encoding RIP metalloprotease RseP encodes MHIGEMLITIIYFLVILGVMVLVHEFGHFAAAKLFGVRVEAFSIGMGKRLFGYVHNGTDYKVCALPIGGYVKMTGETEMDMIQTAPSESIEPNSPDGALHSGRPGEDSGNFNAKPRWQRMVIALAGPIANFILAIFVFTIVAHFHHETIEYLQDRGELDYVVANSAAAKTGIQVGDQIVRFDGITNPTWQDVMMFSGLKAGQTLPFSYIHNGHRVDTKLPINYTGKPEDFGPEDVSMVLGLVPRPQEGPVVINDLPDSTTPAARAGLQKGDKIMAIDGHSFHGTEATSAYLNDVDGRAVMLTIDRKGETLRVPITPRLTPGPNGTQAYKLGFGVIAPPVVTTKQPMNVAIKTGWKDFTKNSTLVFDVLSGMFKRQVSVRNLSGPVGIAQQVGMAREMGTWTVLSLAAAISLNLGIFNLLPMPILDGGMILFLVIESIIRRDVNAQLKERIYQAAFVCIILFAMFVIFNDITKLSIFSHKG; translated from the coding sequence TTGCACATCGGCGAAATGCTCATCACCATTATTTATTTCCTCGTAATCCTGGGCGTTATGGTCCTGGTTCACGAGTTCGGTCACTTTGCCGCGGCGAAGCTCTTCGGCGTCCGCGTGGAGGCATTCTCCATCGGTATGGGCAAGCGGCTGTTTGGCTATGTGCATAACGGCACCGACTACAAAGTGTGCGCGCTGCCCATTGGCGGATACGTGAAGATGACGGGCGAAACCGAAATGGACATGATCCAGACGGCGCCCAGCGAAAGCATCGAACCCAATTCTCCTGACGGCGCTTTACACTCCGGTCGGCCGGGTGAAGACTCTGGCAACTTCAACGCGAAGCCGCGCTGGCAGCGCATGGTGATTGCCCTGGCGGGTCCGATCGCCAACTTCATCCTGGCGATTTTTGTTTTCACCATCGTTGCGCACTTCCACCACGAGACCATTGAGTATCTGCAGGATCGTGGCGAACTGGATTACGTTGTGGCCAATTCGGCTGCAGCAAAAACCGGTATCCAGGTGGGCGATCAGATTGTGCGTTTCGACGGCATCACGAATCCCACATGGCAGGACGTGATGATGTTCAGCGGTTTGAAGGCGGGGCAGACGCTTCCCTTCTCGTACATCCATAACGGCCACCGCGTCGACACGAAACTGCCCATCAACTACACCGGTAAGCCGGAAGACTTTGGCCCTGAAGATGTTTCCATGGTGCTGGGTCTTGTGCCGCGTCCGCAGGAAGGCCCTGTGGTGATTAACGATCTGCCCGATAGCACCACGCCTGCTGCACGTGCGGGTCTGCAGAAGGGCGACAAGATCATGGCCATTGATGGCCATAGCTTCCATGGCACGGAGGCCACCAGCGCCTATCTGAACGACGTGGATGGCCGTGCGGTGATGCTCACGATCGATCGCAAGGGCGAAACACTGCGAGTTCCCATTACGCCGCGTCTTACACCCGGACCGAACGGTACACAGGCTTACAAGCTGGGCTTTGGAGTGATTGCGCCGCCGGTTGTAACAACCAAGCAGCCGATGAACGTTGCGATCAAAACCGGTTGGAAGGATTTCACCAAGAACTCCACGCTGGTGTTCGATGTGCTGAGTGGCATGTTCAAGCGCCAGGTGTCTGTGCGCAACCTGAGCGGCCCCGTTGGCATTGCGCAGCAGGTGGGCATGGCTCGCGAGATGGGCACATGGACTGTATTGAGCCTGGCCGCTGCGATCAGCCTAAACCTTGGCATCTTCAATCTGTTGCCGATGCCCATCCTTGATGGCGGCATGATCCTGTTCCTGGTGATTGAAAGCATCATCCGTCGCGATGTGAATGCGCAGTTGAAAGAGCGCATCTACCAGGCGGCGTTTGTCTGCATCATTCTGTTTGCGATGTTCGTGATCTTCAACGACATCACCAAGCTGTCAATCTTCAGCCATAAGGGATAA
- the pncA gene encoding bifunctional nicotinamidase/pyrazinamidase has protein sequence MSQDALLVIDVQRDFLTGGSLAVPQGEEVIPVINRLGKKFAEIALTQDWHPAGHISFASTHGKQAFVETVEAAYGTQALWPDHTIQESAGAELSPDLELPHAGMVLRKGFRRDIDSYSAFLENDHTTSTGLAGYFRDKGVTNLYLCGLAWDYCVGFSALDGKQFGFNITVITDAVRGIDPQSMTEMTKRWQAAGVSTVTSETLLHR, from the coding sequence ATGTCACAGGATGCGCTGCTGGTTATTGACGTTCAGAGGGACTTTCTCACGGGTGGTTCGCTGGCTGTTCCCCAAGGTGAAGAAGTGATTCCCGTGATCAACCGCTTGGGCAAAAAATTTGCTGAGATTGCCCTGACGCAGGATTGGCACCCGGCGGGCCACATCTCGTTCGCGTCGACGCACGGGAAGCAGGCATTTGTGGAGACCGTTGAGGCTGCTTATGGAACACAGGCACTTTGGCCAGACCACACGATCCAGGAAAGCGCCGGGGCGGAGCTGTCGCCTGATCTGGAACTGCCTCATGCGGGGATGGTTCTACGCAAAGGGTTTCGGCGCGATATCGACTCTTACTCTGCTTTTCTGGAAAACGATCACACCACATCTACCGGTCTGGCTGGGTACTTCCGCGATAAGGGAGTCACCAACCTCTACCTGTGCGGCCTTGCGTGGGATTACTGCGTGGGCTTCTCTGCCCTGGATGGCAAGCAGTTTGGCTTCAACATCACGGTGATTACGGATGCGGTGCGGGGAATCGATCCGCAATCGATGACGGAGATGACCAAGAGATGGCAGGCGGCCGGTGTGAGCACCGTCACAAGCGAAACGCTGCTACACCGTTAG
- a CDS encoding phosphatidate cytidylyltransferase, with translation MKRILTATVLIALVFGLIFWGNQLALIVMSALAALLAAYEYVALTRAGDEVVPAWWLLPAVALLFVVTYWRPLDSPLPVLSALGLSLLTIVAFREAKSGHLERVLPIAAAGFFGLIYIAYPLTLLPQIEAKENGPTLLIFLMLVVWTGDIAALYIGKAFGKHKLAPALSPNKTQEGALASIAGSVLIAAILAGVCELFGRRGSTLLHISEPLWQTLLLAALVNVAAQVGDLLESALKRGVGVKDSGAMLPGHGGILDRIDALLVAAPVLWYLLLLKDAAGFGGF, from the coding sequence ATGAAGAGAATCCTTACTGCCACGGTCCTGATCGCCCTCGTGTTTGGGTTGATCTTCTGGGGAAATCAGCTTGCTTTGATCGTCATGTCAGCGCTGGCGGCGCTGCTGGCCGCGTATGAATACGTGGCGCTGACGCGAGCAGGCGATGAAGTGGTTCCTGCATGGTGGTTGCTCCCCGCCGTGGCTCTGCTGTTCGTGGTGACGTACTGGCGTCCTCTCGATTCGCCGCTTCCCGTGTTAAGCGCGCTCGGCCTCAGCCTGTTGACCATCGTCGCCTTTCGCGAAGCAAAGAGCGGGCATCTAGAACGCGTTCTTCCAATCGCCGCCGCAGGCTTTTTCGGCCTCATCTACATCGCCTATCCGTTGACGCTCCTGCCGCAAATCGAGGCAAAGGAAAACGGCCCCACACTGCTGATCTTCCTCATGCTCGTGGTTTGGACAGGAGACATCGCCGCGCTCTACATCGGCAAGGCATTCGGCAAACACAAGCTCGCTCCAGCACTCAGCCCCAACAAAACACAGGAAGGCGCACTGGCATCCATCGCCGGTTCGGTGCTGATTGCAGCGATCCTGGCAGGCGTATGCGAACTCTTCGGTCGCCGCGGCAGCACCCTGCTACACATCTCCGAGCCTCTCTGGCAAACGCTTCTGCTCGCAGCACTGGTCAACGTAGCAGCCCAGGTAGGCGATCTGCTCGAAAGCGCACTGAAGCGCGGCGTCGGTGTAAAGGACTCCGGCGCAATGCTGCCAGGACACGGGGGCATCCTCGATCGCATCGACGCGCTGCTCGTAGCTGCGCCAGTGCTCTGGTACCTACTCCTTCTCAAAGACGCCGCAGGATTCGGCGGATTCTAG
- a CDS encoding HU family DNA-binding protein yields the protein MTKADLVDGVTASGDLTRRDGEVIVDTFFEGIIDAIRGDEKVEIRGFGSFRIRQRNARIGRNPKTGDKVEVPAKRVPYFKPSKELRDLVNAAEPTT from the coding sequence ATGACCAAGGCAGATCTTGTGGATGGCGTGACCGCCTCCGGCGACCTTACCCGCCGCGACGGCGAAGTGATTGTGGATACATTCTTCGAAGGCATCATTGATGCCATCCGTGGCGATGAGAAAGTGGAGATCCGTGGTTTCGGATCGTTCCGCATCCGCCAGCGGAATGCGCGCATCGGACGCAATCCAAAGACAGGCGACAAAGTAGAGGTGCCCGCCAAGCGCGTGCCTTACTTCAAGCCGTCTAAGGAACTACGCGATCTGGTCAACGCCGCCGAACCAACCACTTAA
- a CDS encoding glycosyltransferase family 2 protein produces MNTNENSGPTISVAMIATNEEKNLPRTLAALQGWVDEIVIVDSGSKDRSPEIAVQYGAKHSYNRDFKGHAEQKNVAIAKCTGDWILLLDADEVVTPELAVEIQNALRNATVNAFWMPRLNIFMTRWMRHGGLFPDEKLRLFRRGMATVDESIGPHGTPQYDADKAYLKHHLQHYGYPDFANYLDHMNEYSTGTVVSLSRRKAGTPNWALLAQSFINPFFGWVKNYIFRLGFLDGAEGLIFHLNHAVYAHWKYVKVWEARKKAAQE; encoded by the coding sequence GTGAACACGAACGAAAACTCCGGGCCCACTATCTCCGTGGCGATGATCGCCACCAACGAAGAGAAGAACCTGCCCCGCACGCTGGCTGCATTGCAGGGGTGGGTGGATGAGATCGTCATCGTCGACTCTGGATCGAAGGATCGGTCGCCGGAGATTGCCGTGCAATACGGCGCGAAGCACAGCTACAATCGCGACTTCAAAGGGCACGCGGAGCAGAAGAACGTTGCCATTGCGAAGTGCACCGGCGATTGGATTCTGTTGCTGGATGCGGATGAAGTGGTGACGCCAGAGCTGGCTGTCGAGATTCAGAATGCGTTACGCAATGCGACGGTGAACGCCTTCTGGATGCCGCGGCTGAACATCTTCATGACGCGATGGATGCGCCACGGCGGCCTGTTTCCTGATGAAAAGCTGCGGCTCTTCCGGCGCGGCATGGCCACCGTGGACGAAAGCATTGGGCCACATGGCACGCCGCAATACGATGCGGACAAGGCCTACCTAAAACATCATCTGCAGCACTACGGCTATCCGGATTTCGCCAACTATCTTGACCACATGAACGAGTACTCCACCGGTACGGTGGTGTCGTTGTCACGACGCAAGGCTGGAACACCCAACTGGGCGTTGCTGGCACAGTCCTTCATCAATCCATTCTTTGGATGGGTGAAGAACTACATCTTCCGGCTAGGCTTTCTGGATGGCGCGGAAGGTTTGATCTTCCACCTCAACCACGCTGTCTATGCTCACTGGAAATATGTGAAGGTGTGGGAAGCACGAAAGAAAGCAGCGCAGGAATAA
- a CDS encoding ketopantoate reductase family protein translates to MRILMVGAGATGGYFGGRMALADRDVTFLVRGKRKEQLQRDGLRIAGPAGEAVLSQPKLITAEELKSAGAFDVVIISVKAYSLESAMNDFAPAVGDNTVIVPILNGMRHLDTLAHRFGKEKVMGGSVRIVCDVEPDGVIRQMTKLDHMNFGEIDGTVTTRAQALHDTFAVPGITLVLSKDIIDTMWQKWWILSTMGAVCVLGGGNVGEIVATGEHGVAMALAVQDEAIAIATANSHPADAEFVKGHGHRMTEAGSTLTSSMYRDMTKGLPVEADHILGDLLARANGVKAPLLGAAYTHLKVYEGRRG, encoded by the coding sequence ATGCGCATTCTGATGGTGGGCGCCGGCGCCACTGGCGGATACTTTGGTGGACGCATGGCGCTCGCCGATCGCGACGTTACGTTTCTTGTGCGTGGCAAGCGCAAAGAACAGTTGCAGCGTGACGGACTTCGCATTGCTGGGCCAGCCGGTGAGGCTGTACTCTCGCAGCCGAAGCTAATCACTGCGGAAGAACTGAAGTCCGCTGGCGCATTTGATGTCGTCATCATCAGCGTGAAGGCGTACTCGCTGGAGAGCGCGATGAACGACTTCGCTCCCGCAGTTGGTGACAACACTGTGATTGTGCCGATCCTGAACGGCATGCGGCACCTGGACACACTGGCGCATCGCTTCGGCAAAGAGAAGGTCATGGGCGGCTCCGTGCGCATCGTTTGCGATGTGGAACCTGACGGCGTTATTCGTCAGATGACGAAGCTGGATCACATGAACTTTGGCGAGATCGACGGCACTGTGACGACACGCGCGCAGGCGCTGCACGACACGTTTGCGGTTCCCGGCATCACGCTTGTGTTGTCCAAAGACATCATCGATACCATGTGGCAGAAGTGGTGGATCCTCTCCACCATGGGCGCGGTCTGCGTGCTGGGTGGCGGCAATGTTGGCGAGATCGTTGCAACAGGCGAACATGGCGTCGCGATGGCGCTTGCGGTGCAGGATGAGGCTATTGCGATTGCCACGGCAAACAGTCATCCCGCTGATGCGGAGTTCGTCAAAGGCCATGGTCATCGTATGACCGAGGCTGGTTCGACACTGACGTCATCCATGTATCGCGATATGACGAAGGGCTTGCCGGTAGAAGCCGATCACATCCTGGGTGATCTGCTGGCTCGCGCTAATGGTGTGAAAGCGCCGCTGCTGGGCGCGGCTTACACGCACTTGAAAGTGTACGAAGGAAGACGTGGATGA
- a CDS encoding acyl-CoA thioesterase has translation MPQQPFHAEARLRVRYAETDQMGVVYHANYLIWFEVGRVELMRSLGLAYADLERDHGCLIAVVSVEARYRASARYDDEIAVRTRITAMRGPVLKMAYEVVRVEDGKLLCEGSTSHVVVSREMTKRELPEPYAQAFRKLLEKEV, from the coding sequence ATGCCGCAACAACCCTTCCACGCCGAAGCCCGTCTCCGTGTCCGCTATGCCGAAACCGATCAGATGGGCGTGGTTTATCACGCCAACTACCTGATCTGGTTTGAGGTGGGGCGCGTGGAGCTGATGCGTTCGCTGGGGCTTGCCTATGCTGACCTGGAGAGAGATCACGGCTGCCTTATCGCAGTCGTCAGCGTGGAAGCGCGCTATCGCGCATCGGCTCGTTACGACGACGAAATCGCAGTGCGCACGCGTATTACAGCCATGCGCGGCCCAGTCTTAAAGATGGCCTATGAGGTTGTGCGGGTGGAAGACGGGAAACTACTGTGCGAAGGCTCAACGAGCCACGTGGTGGTAAGCCGCGAGATGACGAAACGCGAGTTGCCTGAGCCCTACGCCCAGGCGTTTCGCAAGTTGCTGGAAAAGGAAGTTTAA
- a CDS encoding isoprenyl transferase, whose translation MPLTQPLRIHELSPEELEVYRTLDPSRIPEHVAIIMDGNGRWAGKRAMKRFLGHQQGAESVQFVVETASRINLPFLTLYAFSLENNLRRPKAEVSFLMKLLKNYLVSNVKRMQDNNVRMNYIGRTHELPEEVQETMKWAQAETAKNTGTTLTLALNYGSRAEIVDATRSILRDLMEEAHRRGCSVEDLLSVQGGVESIDDETMSHHMYTRNMPDPDLLIRTSGEMRISNYLLWQIAYSELFVTDRLWPDFRGVHLLEGIAAFQQRSRRFGGLDTEFTDETLPDPQMPQAATPEMVSR comes from the coding sequence TTGCCACTGACCCAGCCCTTGCGTATCCACGAGCTTTCCCCTGAGGAACTCGAGGTGTATCGCACGCTGGATCCGTCCCGCATCCCGGAACATGTTGCCATCATTATGGATGGCAACGGCCGCTGGGCAGGCAAGCGCGCCATGAAGCGCTTCCTCGGCCATCAGCAGGGTGCTGAGAGTGTTCAGTTCGTGGTGGAAACAGCATCACGCATCAATCTTCCGTTCCTCACGCTGTATGCGTTTTCGCTTGAAAACAATCTGCGACGCCCCAAGGCGGAAGTCAGCTTCCTGATGAAGCTGCTGAAGAATTATCTGGTCAGCAATGTAAAGCGCATGCAGGACAACAATGTCCGCATGAACTACATTGGCCGCACCCATGAACTGCCGGAAGAAGTGCAGGAAACCATGAAGTGGGCGCAGGCGGAGACCGCAAAGAACACCGGCACCACGCTCACACTGGCGCTCAATTACGGTTCGCGTGCAGAGATTGTGGACGCAACGCGTTCCATCCTGCGCGATCTGATGGAAGAAGCGCACCGGCGCGGCTGCTCTGTAGAAGATCTGTTAAGCGTGCAGGGCGGCGTCGAATCCATCGACGACGAAACCATGTCGCACCACATGTACACGCGCAACATGCCCGACCCGGATCTACTGATCCGTACCAGCGGCGAGATGCGCATCTCCAACTACCTTCTCTGGCAAATCGCGTACTCAGAGTTGTTCGTCACAGACCGCCTGTGGCCGGACTTCCGCGGTGTACACCTGCTGGAAGGCATCGCAGCGTTCCAACAGCGCAGCCGCCGCTTTGGCGGTTTGGATACAGAATTCACCGACGAAACGTTACCTGATCCTCAAATGCCGCAGGCCGCAACGCCGGAGATGGTTAGCCGCTAG
- a CDS encoding helix-turn-helix domain-containing protein — translation MATMMAPVEQREVLRCDHCSLVQFRSANSLCRKCRKPLDVEEPEPVAAPALSLVPPAAQSSDDSGLQVATAVRDLRRVRNLSQRQLAGRMNVPRTYISKIENGKAMPTLSSLERLARALQVDISALLRDAKTRHKDEAAVLMADPFLAEIAQFCSQLDALQKSIFLNHVRELASGRRRMA, via the coding sequence ATGGCAACCATGATGGCACCCGTCGAACAGCGGGAGGTACTTCGTTGCGATCACTGCAGCCTGGTTCAGTTCCGGTCTGCAAACTCGCTTTGCCGCAAGTGCCGCAAGCCCCTGGATGTGGAAGAGCCTGAGCCGGTTGCGGCTCCCGCGCTTTCACTGGTTCCGCCGGCTGCACAGTCGTCGGACGACAGCGGTTTGCAGGTGGCTACCGCAGTGCGCGATCTGCGTCGCGTACGCAACCTGAGCCAGCGTCAGCTTGCTGGCCGCATGAACGTCCCCCGCACCTATATCAGCAAGATTGAGAACGGCAAGGCGATGCCGACCCTCAGCAGCCTGGAGCGTCTGGCCAGGGCTCTGCAGGTGGACATCAGCGCCCTTCTGCGCGACGCAAAGACGCGTCACAAGGACGAAGCTGCTGTTCTGATGGCAGATCCGTTCCTGGCAGAGATCGCTCAGTTCTGCTCGCAACTGGACGCGCTACAGAAGTCGATCTTCCTGAACCATGTGCGCGAACTGGCCAGTGGCCGTCGCCGGATGGCTTAG
- a CDS encoding 1-deoxy-D-xylulose-5-phosphate reductoisomerase, with product MKNIAILGSTGSIGTSTLDICERYPERYRVVSLAAGTNLDLAYQQAARWRPQVMSVATEELATQLTQKLKAAGITGTEVVYGTAGTVRVATLPEVSFVVSAIVGVAGLEATYAAVNAGKTIGLANKEAMVAAGELIIAAAKKNNVTILPIDSEHNAIHQAMRAGTTNEVKQIWLTASGGPFRNTPLKDFENITPAQALKHPTWVMGQRITIDSATMLNKGLEIIEACRLFDLPANKVKVTIHPQSTIHSLVEYVDGSILAQLSVTDMRLPILYAMAYPERVPSELTFDMAALAQLDFQQPDFERFPCLRLAYEAAEAGPSHCIALNAADEIAVAAFLNGDLPFLGIPRTIERVLERTPAANPATIAEVLQADAAARENARLVASEMLSRA from the coding sequence ATGAAAAACATCGCTATTCTCGGTTCCACCGGCTCTATTGGAACCAGCACCCTGGACATTTGCGAGCGCTACCCGGAGCGTTATCGCGTGGTCTCACTCGCTGCCGGAACGAACCTGGACCTTGCTTATCAGCAGGCTGCACGCTGGCGCCCACAGGTGATGTCCGTTGCCACGGAAGAGCTGGCCACACAACTGACGCAAAAGCTGAAGGCTGCAGGCATTACCGGCACGGAAGTGGTCTACGGGACTGCAGGCACTGTGCGCGTGGCGACGCTGCCGGAAGTGAGTTTTGTTGTTAGCGCCATTGTTGGTGTCGCCGGTCTGGAAGCGACCTATGCCGCTGTGAATGCGGGTAAGACGATTGGGCTTGCCAATAAAGAAGCGATGGTGGCTGCGGGCGAATTGATCATTGCGGCGGCGAAGAAGAACAACGTCACGATTCTGCCCATCGACAGCGAGCACAATGCCATTCATCAGGCCATGCGCGCCGGAACGACCAACGAAGTCAAGCAGATATGGTTGACCGCCAGCGGTGGCCCTTTCCGCAATACGCCGCTGAAGGACTTTGAAAACATTACGCCCGCGCAGGCGCTCAAGCATCCCACGTGGGTTATGGGACAGCGCATCACGATTGATAGCGCCACCATGCTGAACAAGGGGTTGGAGATTATTGAGGCCTGCCGCCTTTTTGATCTGCCTGCGAACAAGGTGAAGGTCACGATCCATCCGCAATCCACCATTCATTCACTGGTGGAGTATGTGGACGGCAGCATCCTGGCGCAGCTCTCCGTTACGGATATGCGTTTGCCGATTCTTTATGCGATGGCTTATCCGGAACGCGTTCCCAGCGAACTGACGTTCGATATGGCCGCGCTGGCGCAACTGGATTTCCAGCAGCCGGACTTTGAGCGCTTCCCTTGCCTGCGGTTGGCGTATGAAGCTGCGGAAGCCGGCCCGTCGCACTGCATTGCCCTGAACGCCGCCGACGAGATTGCTGTTGCGGCATTTCTGAACGGCGATCTACCCTTTCTTGGTATTCCGCGCACGATTGAACGCGTATTGGAACGGACACCAGCGGCTAATCCTGCGACAATTGCCGAAGTTCTACAAGCCGACGCTGCCGCACGAGAAAATGCACGCCTGGTGGCATCGGAGATGCTGTCACGCGCCTAA
- a CDS encoding proline dehydrogenase family protein: MLRSLLISLSQNNTMRGIMERSAPGRKLSSRFVAGLTVEDALRVTRDLNAQGFAVTADALGESVRSEAEALAAADIYHRLLDGITTARLNANVSLKLTGVGMDVSPELAERTTGDIVAHAAHEGNFVRIDMEGTPYTEATIALTERLAQQYPGSVGTVLQAYLFRTADDTARLLQQGIRIRLCKGAYKEAGDVAFPAKSDVDANYVKLMQTMLPSGVFCGIATHDPAMVEATERFAAENNIPRSAFEFQMLYGVKRELQRELVRKGYGVRIYLPFGTDWYPYFMRRLAERPANVLFLLRNLVSN; this comes from the coding sequence ATGCTCCGTTCTCTCCTGATCTCACTTTCCCAGAACAACACTATGCGCGGCATCATGGAGCGGTCGGCTCCCGGTCGCAAGCTGTCCAGCCGCTTCGTCGCTGGCCTGACCGTGGAAGACGCGCTTCGCGTCACGCGCGACCTCAACGCGCAGGGATTCGCCGTCACCGCCGATGCCTTAGGCGAAAGCGTGCGGTCAGAGGCGGAAGCACTCGCTGCTGCTGACATCTACCATCGTCTGCTCGACGGCATCACCACAGCGCGCCTCAACGCGAATGTAAGCCTCAAGCTGACGGGCGTGGGCATGGATGTTTCGCCGGAGCTGGCAGAACGCACCACCGGCGACATCGTGGCACACGCCGCGCATGAGGGAAACTTCGTCCGCATCGACATGGAAGGAACGCCATACACCGAAGCGACCATCGCCCTCACAGAGAGGCTGGCCCAGCAATATCCCGGTTCAGTGGGAACTGTGTTGCAGGCCTACTTGTTTCGCACCGCCGATGACACGGCGCGCCTGCTGCAGCAGGGCATTCGCATCCGTCTCTGCAAGGGTGCTTACAAGGAAGCTGGCGACGTTGCTTTCCCCGCCAAGTCTGACGTGGACGCGAACTATGTGAAGTTGATGCAGACGATGCTGCCCTCAGGAGTCTTCTGCGGCATTGCCACACATGATCCCGCGATGGTCGAAGCGACCGAACGTTTCGCTGCAGAAAACAACATCCCGCGCTCCGCGTTTGAGTTCCAGATGCTCTACGGCGTGAAGCGAGAATTGCAGCGGGAGCTGGTGCGTAAAGGCTACGGCGTGCGGATTTACCTGCCCTTCGGCACTGACTGGTATCCGTACTTTATGAGGCGTTTAGCAGAGCGTCCCGCCAACGTTCTTTTCCTACTGCGAAACCTCGTGTCCAATTAA